AATCGACAAAAATAAATGTGGCAACCCTTGGCGTTCTCTTCGGATTTTCGGGAATAAGCCATGGATTCTTCGAGATGCTTCAGGGATATGCCCCCACCGGCGGCTTGTTCATAGCGGCCATTGGAGAAGCCCATAGAATGTGGCCGCATGGAAGTGAGCCTGCTTTTTCTCTTGTCCGGAATTATTTGGTGACCGGCATCGCGGCAATGACTATCGGCTCCGGCGTCATTATCTGGTCGTTCTGGTTCGTTCATAAGAAGAACGGGCCGACGGTTTTTCTTATTCTCTTTATTATGCTTCTCCTGTTCGGCGGGGGAATCGCACAGGTGGTATTCTTTCCTTTCTTCTGGATTGTCGCAACCCGTATTAATAAACCGCTGGCCTCATGGCGAAAGATAGTATCGGTCCGTATTCGTAAGCCGCTGGGCAAACTGTGGCCCTGGTCTCTAATAATCAGCTCTTCATTAATGGTATTTGTTCTCGTGATCGCCATCACAGGATTTATACCCGCGGTAAAAGACCCGGATACGGTTCTGTCGATTATGCTGTATTGTCTCGCTGTGGAAATAGTGGTTATGCCAATGGCCTTCCTATCCGGATTTGCGCGCGATAGTGCAATGAGGCCCAATACTAAGCCGGTTGAAAAGTGATTTGGTTAACGCACGGTAACCATTGTCCTGGAAAATCCTCGAATTAACACGTTATGCGCATGCCCGTTCTCGATAATGCATTGACAGAATACCGCCGCGATTTAGTATCCCCTGAATCGGATGAGAAATTTCTATTTACATGAACAGTGAGGTCGGCATGGCGGAGGTGAAAATACTGGAGTCCGAAACTGAGATATCCCTGCAACTGGACGGCAGTTTTAATATCACCAATTGCGGCGTATTACGGGAAGCACTGGAAACGGTCATAGCAAAAAAGCAGGACCGTATCATGATCGATTGCCAGAAGCTCCTTGAGATCGATTCGTCGGCGATCGCCGAGCTGGTGAAGACGACCCGAAACGTGATCGGCAAAAAAAAGCTGTTTCTTCGGGGCGTAAACCCTGAGATCATGAAAACCTTCAAGGTAGTGGGGCTTCATACCTTTTTTAAAATGGTGTAAATTCTCCCCCTCACGAAAACGCGTTAATAAACACCATGATGATGATCGCATTGATCAGGTCGATAAAAAAGCACCCGACGATGGGAACGACGAGAAAGGCCCGCTTGGCCGGCCCGTAGCGCTCCGCGAGCGATTCCATGTTCGCCATGGAATTGGCCGTGGTCCCCAGCATGAAACCGCAGAAACCCGCACACATGACCGCGGCGTCGTAATCCCTGCCGAAAAGCCGGTACAGCGGCCAGAAGCACGCCGCGCCCACGAGCGCCACCTGCGCCAGGATGATGACGAGCATGGGCAGCGCCGCGCCCGCGAGCTCCCACAGGTGCAGGGACATCATGGCCATCGCGACGAACAGCGAAAGCGAAACGGTCCCAATGTCGTCGATATACCGCTGCGACAGCGAGACGACGCCGGTCAGGTCGGCAGCGTTGCGTACGATAGCGCCGGCGAACATCGCCCCGATATACGCGGGCAGGGTAATTCCAGTCGATTCGAACGCGCCGCTTATCCAAGATCCCGCCCACATGGCGATGAGGATCGCCACAAGGTTTTTCAGGAGCGCGTAGGCCTCGAGCGCCTCCCCCTCGGGCGCTTCGACCGGTTCGTCGTGGAGCTGTTCTTCCAGGATCGCGGTGGCGGCGGGGGGGCCGATATGTTTTTCGCGTTTAATCGAGCGTCCCGGATGAAAGCGCTCGATGAGCCACGTCCCGATGGGAGCCCCGATAAGGCCCCCGCAAATAATGCCCGTCATCGCACTTGCGATCGCTATCGACGCCGCGCCCTGTACGCCCGCCTTCTCGAACAGCGGGGCGAAGGCGAGCCCCGTGGCGGGACCGCCCACCAGCGTCACCGAAGAGTTCAAAACCCCGAACAGCGGGTGCTGTCTCAGTGGAACCGCCAGCGCGATCCCCACCGCGTCTTGCACCAGGGTGAACACGACCGATATGATCAGGAAGGTCAGTATCATCGATCCCCCCTTCCTGAAAAGCGCAAGACTGCTCCCGAAACCGATCGTAGTAAAAAACGCGGTCATAATGGGCGCCTGGAGCGTGGTATCGAACTGGATTGGCACAACGCCCATGTTCCGGGTGACAAGATGCATGAGGGCGATGACAAGCCCCCCGATCACCGGGGCCGGCAGGTTGTACCGTGAGAGCGGGGGGATGATCCTGCGTATCCCGTAGCCCATGAAAATGACCACGCCCGCGAACGCGACCGTCTGTATCATATCGATCTTGAACATGCGGCACTATGGTCCGGAGAATTCCGCCGAGTCAATGTAAAAATACTTTTCGAAGGACTGCGTTCCCGGTTACCGGGGGGAATCCGGCTTGCTTTATTTGCATCGCCGGGTTACTATAAGCCGTTCTGTCGCTTTCCAGCCTGTTGGCAAGGGGAATCGGATAACCGTCCCTGGAGTCGCATAACGTGGACCGGGCTCGATAATTTCTTGGAATTATAAAGGGGAATCTATGGCAATTGACGGCTTAAAAAGGGTACTCGGACTTCCCGAGGTGACGTTTATCTCCATAGGCATGACCATGGGGGCGGGCATATTCGTGTTCACCGGCATCGTGCTGAAGATCGTGGGGCCCGCGCTGCCGCTGGCGTACGCGATCGCAGTAATACCCGTGTTCCTCAGTATGCTGCCCCTTGCCATGCTGG
Above is a genomic segment from Spirochaetota bacterium containing:
- a CDS encoding anti-sigma factor antagonist, whose protein sequence is MNSEVGMAEVKILESETEISLQLDGSFNITNCGVLREALETVIAKKQDRIMIDCQKLLEIDSSAIAELVKTTRNVIGKKKLFLRGVNPEIMKTFKVVGLHTFFKMV
- the gltS gene encoding sodium/glutamate symporter, producing MFKIDMIQTVAFAGVVIFMGYGIRRIIPPLSRYNLPAPVIGGLVIALMHLVTRNMGVVPIQFDTTLQAPIMTAFFTTIGFGSSLALFRKGGSMILTFLIISVVFTLVQDAVGIALAVPLRQHPLFGVLNSSVTLVGGPATGLAFAPLFEKAGVQGAASIAIASAMTGIICGGLIGAPIGTWLIERFHPGRSIKREKHIGPPAATAILEEQLHDEPVEAPEGEALEAYALLKNLVAILIAMWAGSWISGAFESTGITLPAYIGAMFAGAIVRNAADLTGVVSLSQRYIDDIGTVSLSLFVAMAMMSLHLWELAGAALPMLVIILAQVALVGAACFWPLYRLFGRDYDAAVMCAGFCGFMLGTTANSMANMESLAERYGPAKRAFLVVPIVGCFFIDLINAIIIMVFINAFS